ttttttaacacatcctttagggttgtcctgcaccgaacggggggcctatggaaaaaaaaaaaacgtttcggcgcgagacaacccctttaaggatacaatATAGCAGGTGGGTGAAAGTGCACAGAACAGGCACAGACTATTATGCCTACTAACACACTCCATCTGGTCTGGCATTTGAGGATATTCTCATTTATTTAGTGCATTTCCTATTACTTCCGGAGCGCCAGCATATTCTGCAGCCCGGTGAATGTATGCAGACTAGAGGTAACTATACGGTCAGATAACACTAATGGTTTCCTTGGTTTGGCTTCTGGAATTGTACAATGTTTTTGCACTTTGTGTTTCATTGTACTTTGGGAATAATGCAAGAAGACAATAATATTTTAAGGGCAATTTCCTCAAAATAAAGCAAAGTGATATAAGAATATGGGAGCTCACATGATTTTACAATGTATGGCTATCTGCACTAgttccatagaaatgaataaagcaGCAGCGCACAGGCTTGATGACCCCCACCTTTCATATAGGTGATAAGGGGCCCCTGTTCTCGTGATTAGCGGGGGTCCCACCGGTTGGGCCCACATCAATCACTTATTTCCTATCGTATTGATAGGGAATATCTTTAGAACTTgacataatccctttaaaggaaatctgtcatctTGAACATGTGgtccaaactgcagacatcatgttatagagcaggaggagctgaggggattgtatatagttttatggggaaagattcagtagaacttgtattttatttatatatacctATGCATTTTCTAAGCTGAACAGTCcgatgggtggagctatcagtgattgacagctcccccctgtactgtcatacacagctccccctgtatgtactgtcatacacagctccccctgtatatactgtcatacacagctccccctgtatgtactgtcatacacagctccccctgtatgtactgtcatacacagctccccctgtatgtactgtcatacacagctccccctgtatgtacagtcatacactgctccccctgtatgtacagtcatacacagctccccctgtatgtacttccatacacagctccccctatatatactgtcatacacagctccccctgtatgtacagtcatacatagctccccctgtatgtactgtcatacacagcgccccctgtatgtactgtcatacactgctccccctgtatgtactgtcatacatagctccccctgtatgtaccgtcatacacagcaccccctgtatgtacagacatacacagctccccctgtatgtactgtcatacactgctccccctgtatgtactgtcatacacagcacctcctgtatgtactgtcatactctgctccccctgtatgtacagtcatacacagctccccctgtatgtactgtcatacactgctccccctgtatgtacagtcatgcacagctccccctgtatatactgtcatacacagcaccccctgtatgtacagacatacacagcgccccctgtatgtactgtcatacacagctccccctgtatgtactgtcatacactgctccccctgtatgtactgtcatacacagctccccctgtatgtacagtcatgcacTGCATCCTCATAAAACAATATATCAAGCTGCTCAGCTCCTGCAACTCTGCACGTATTTTGTGAGCATTTGCgtccctcccatagacttctgtggggaccttcAGTTTGCAAAAATACGGCATATTGTGTGTGACCCATTAATGCGAAAACTACAGAGACAACCAGTGGAAATAAAGACACGGACACAAAGATATaaggggagaaagaacattttatttttagttaTAGGCAATGGTGAATTTTAggttggggaattttgaggctgagttgatctagAGAAATGCAAAAACCCCTCGAGGTACGAGCCAAAGGtctgttcacacatagcggaaagaTTCCTCACCCGGAAACCACTACTGAGCACcgctgccgctggtcaggtgatggtaGAAGTgggtgcatcacctgaccagcagcagcggtggccacGGGCTCAGTAGCGGTGGCCGCGTAAAGGATGTGCGCTGCAGTATTTCACAGTATTTCCGCTACCTGTCAACGTACCCAAGGGGGGAAAAATACCTTCCTGATGCCAATTATGgcaatcagagcaagtcccaggatcaaagccgagaTTAAATCTATCTGACTTTATAAAGCATATTGTTTTGTATTCATAAATCTGGATATATAATCAGTTATTACGATTTACTgcatgtgtgaaatataaagtgtatcaaactaaacctgtttatagactgtgttgatccagaggaaggcgaaaacccctttgaggaaagagccaattatcctgttttaagggggaaaaattccttcctgaccccaaatatggcgaccagaataaatctcaggatcaaacgccagcagctcacctccctggtgtatgtgatgtcagctagaaACCCTACAAAGCTAAAGGtttctatatatgtatttatattgtattatttatgtggctacttctctataaataaaacctaaccctatttaaggctgtgagctgatccagaggaaggcaaaaacctccttgaggtacgagccaattgtcctcaggttggaaaaattccttcctgaccccaaatatggcggtcGGAACAAGTCCCAGAATCAAAGCCGAAATCTACACCTATCAGTGTGtgtacttgtgtctatgtatgtgttaatgTCTACACTTGTGTCTATTTTAATGTATGATGTGCATGCTActtacctggcctgtgccgaggtcttactggtaaccaggagttcagggataatagtcactcgggctatttttcctgaactcgccagctgccaatcaagcacaggccacTCCTGGGGGCGAAGAGGGTCTTCAACAGAGGATGATGCCTGATGTCAGCCAATTATTACAGCAGATGATGTCAGGGTTGAGGGAAGCGTGGTGGAAATATGCAGCAGAGTTGATGGAGAGGATGTTTTAGGCAAGCCgaggtcttctacagcagcagagtcgtgggTTCAGGAGACAGTCGGTGCGGGTTGAGCCTGCAAGACATAAgagagaaaatgtttttaaaataaactttttaagACATGTGaagatttgttacaatgtatggatataatggtaggtgtcctgtgtgtataggtgtatataggtgtacagatatgtatgtgtaggtgtatatagaGGGTACTTACCAGATGCTTGTGGCTTCCTTCACtatcggattcttctcgtcatcctaagaagaagcagaGACACTAATTACAGGAGCAACAATAATGAAGCCAAATAGACAGAAGACTGCGGACCTGACATGGTGACATGAAGCAGGATTACTATATGACCTcctgtctgacaccagaggaacaatgatgGTGAACACAGAGGCCAGactgaagaacatcatccctagTGGAGGAAAATcctaccgggtccagcttggtgaagtgaaATCGAATCCGTCCATGGGGTGAAGGGGTGTCCCATCCTCCGGCCACTGCAGGTTTTTATTCTCCAAAACTCTCCTGAATGGCTTGAATGGCGGCCGTGATCTTTTCAATTCCAGttcctcccaatctatggtggtAAAGAAAGGGTGACCTCGGATATTCttgtagacacccagcctcttctcaggATTCTTGCgcagcagtctctccagaagatgttTTAAGTTGGCATCAAGCCAAGATGGAAATTTTGGCTGCTCTGTGGTGATGGATTCGATGACCTTTTCCTTCTTGGAGCCatggtagaaaggggactgtcctgccgccatcctgGATACaacaatccccaggctccaccagtccacTGCTGTGTCATACTCCTTttcaagaagcacttctggggccataTATTTAACTGTGCCCGTCCTTCCACAAATCTTATTAGACGAGGTGactccgtcttgggccagccccaggtcgatcaggcggatgtgtccatctctgTCCACCATGATGttgtccagctttatgtctctGCAATGAAAAGAGAAAAGACAAATGCAAATCAGTGCAGATACAGAAGACTTGGGGATGTAGGACAGCAAACCGGGcctaattcaggactctgggaaagctgggacaCTATTACAAGGAAGCAGAGAAGTGTGGGAAATTCTGCTCACCGGTGGACGATGTTGCgttggtgcaggaactggaggccgcatacaatctccgctgtgtagaatctgacagagagaagagtgtagtatcaatgacatgaaatcagtccccTAACATCATGTCATCATCAATGTgtctgtcaccaccagaagagaggaggcgctgtttatggcagcctgtatgtcCTCCATTCTTGTACATCTGACCAGTTATGTACCCCCCCCCCATGTCCGTCCGTCTGTCtgtctcctgattagtcatttactcacctcacactgCTGATCTCCAGGCggccgcacatcctgatcattGCCCTCAGGCTTCCTCCAGACAGATACTCCATGATGAAGTAGGCTTTGttggcagactgctgtgcggcatatagATGGCatatgaaggggcagtcttgggccttcaggagtatccgtCGCTCTCTCAATATCATATCTGCTCCGCTTCCTCTGTCCACAATCTTGATGGCTGTGAAAATGTTTCTGCCAGGGAATGAGGCCAGGACCACCTTAAGAAAACAAGTAGGAAAtgatcactgacagcggccagggGGAacaatcatatacatttattacatgGGGGATTTATCAGTAGGGGTTTTAGGCTATTCTGCTGCCTACGGCCGGGTCCAtgcacagcaaatctgcatcacATTTGCAGGAAACACACAAACCCTCATGTGAAAACTAGAATTTGTgttaaaaatctgcaataaaatgtaACAAGCTGCAGATTTACAATCCGCACCGCAGGACAACGTGCGCAGGAgatttggggtctctggggggcgccaggtctgattACGCTGCAAGATTTCTCAGTTGGAATCCGaatcggccgtgggcatgaggc
The Eleutherodactylus coqui strain aEleCoq1 chromosome 11, aEleCoq1.hap1, whole genome shotgun sequence genome window above contains:
- the LOC136582874 gene encoding protein kinase C delta type-like codes for the protein MVDRDGHIRLIDLGLAQDGVTSSNKICGRTGTVKYMAPEVLLEKEYDTAVDWWSLGIVVSRMAAGQSPFYHGSKKEKVIESITTEQPKFPSWLDANLKHLLERLLRKNPEKRLGVYKNIRGHPFFTTIDWEELELKRSRPPFKPFRRVLENKNLQWPEDGTPLHPMDGFDFTSPSWTRMTRRIR